In Leptolyngbya sp. O-77, the genomic window AGCTGCTGTGGTAGGTAAACCAGACGAGATCAAGGGCGAAGACATCGTGGCGTTTGTGTCTTTGGAAAGCAACGTCACGCCCAGTGAAGAACTGGTTGCCGAACTGAAGCAGCACGTTGTAGCGGAAATTGGTGCGCTGGCCCGCCCTGGCGAGATCCGCTTTAGCGATGCTTTGCCCAAGACGCGCTCAGGGAAGATCATGCGGCGACTGCTGCGATCGCTCGCGGCGGGCCAGGAAATCTCTGGCGACACCTCCACGCTAGAAGATCGCTCGGTGCTGGATAGGCTACGGGAAGGTGCGTAGAGCAGAATCTCGACATAAAACTCTATCAGCGCAACTTCTACTACAACTTCTACTAAAAGTATCCTGCCGTACCTGGCCAAGAGCTTATCTAGTTCAATTTCACTCGATAGAGTTTGGGACGCTTTGAGGATAGTTGTCAATCAAATCGAGTGAGGCAGAGATGCCAGCGCTGCTGGAACTAGAGGAATAAGTTCCTGGCGAAATTTGAGTAAGAGAGGAAGGTGCAAAAACAGTTTCAGTTGTTGCTATAGGTAAATTTTGCGGTCGTGAGACCGACCCAAGTAGTTGAGGTCAGCAGGTTACGGGCGTTTTCTTTACGGGTGGCAATCAGGCCCGCATTACAGAGTGTCTGAAAGACACCGAGCTAGATGCGGCGCTCCACCAGCGGTTTGCCGAAGGGGTGGTGATCGCCGGAACCAGTGCCGGAGCCGCGATGATGCCCGACATGATGATTGTGGAAGGAGAAGGCGAGAGCAATCCCCGTCCCGAATCTGCCAAGATGGATCGCGGCATGGGCTTCTTTCCGGGCGTGGTGATCGACCAGCACTTTGCCCAGCGCGGCCGGATTGGTCGCTTGCTGTCGGCTGTGGCGCAACAGCCAGCCATTCTGGGGTTTGGCATTGACGAAAACACGGCGATTGTGATCAATGCCCACGAAGTCGAGATAATTGGCGAAGGATCGGTCACCATCGTCGATGTGTCGGAGCTAACGCACAACAACGTGGATGAACTGCTGATGGATGAACCACTGGCCCTCTGCGGCGCAAAGCTGCACATTTTGCCACACGGCTATCGGTTTAATCTGGATACTCGTTCTTGCGTTTGCTAGGGACGGGCGATCGCCTCCAGGCCACGCACCAGTTCAGGCCCTCGAACTTGACCGTGCCTGCCTCCAGGCGACCTTTCCCATTGGGCTACTTTGCAACTCCAAACCCACCGCCCCCCGGCGTTTCGATTACCAGCGCATCCTCCGCGTGCATTTGCACCTCGGCGCAACTGGTCAAGTCTTCGCGGCGGCCGTCTTCCCGATCCACCCAGTTGCGTCCGGTTGCGCCGGGTTCGCCGCCTGCCAGCCCGAAGGGCGCGACCTGGCGAGAACTGGAGAGAATCGCGGCAGTCATGGGTTCGCGAAACTCGATCTCGCGAATTACGCCGTTGCCGCCGCGATGCCGCCCTGCGCCGCCGCTGTTGGAGCGAATCTCGAACCGACGCAGCAGCACAGGGAAGCGCCATTCCAGCACTTCGGGGTCAGTGAGGCGCGAGTTGGTCATGTGGGTCTGCACGGCATCGGTGCCGTCGAAGTCGGGGCCTGCGCCAGAGCCGCCGCAGATGGTTTCGTAGTACTGATACTTTTCGTTGCCAAAGGTGAGATTGTTCATTGTGCCCTGACTGGCAGCAAGGACCCCCAGTGCCCCGTAGAGACAGTTGGCGATCGCCTGCGACGTTTCTACATTGCCTGCCACCACTGCGGCAGGGTATTTGGGATTCAGTAGACAGCCTTCCGGCACGACAATTTCCAATGGTTTCAAGCAACCTGCATTCAGCGGAATGTCAGCATCGACCAGCGTGCGAAATACGTACAGCACGACGGCTTTGCAAATGGCCAGCGGCGCGTTGAAGTTATTCGCCTGCTGGGGCGATGTGCCTGTAAAGTCAATGCAAGCGGAACGTTCTTGAGGATTCAGGGCGATCGCCACCTGAAGGTGCTCTCCATTATCCAGCAGGTAGGTAAACTGACGGTTCAACATCCTCATATCACCGTTCGGCTGAACCTGCCGACTTAGGTTCACAATTACCTGTCGAACAGATTCCTCGGCGTTGTCCTGAACATGCTGCATATAATCCTGCACGATATCTAACCCGTAGTGGGCAACCATGCGGTGAAGTTCCCGCACGCCGCGCTCATTGGCGGCCACCTGCGCCTGCAAATCTGCTAGATTTTGCGCCAGATTTCGGACTGGATAAGATCCGGTTGTTAGGATTTCTGACATCTCTGCTTCGCGAAATTGTCCGTTTTCCACCAGCAACACGTTATCCAGCAGCACGCCTTCTTGCTCAATGTGGGTGCTGTTGGGCGGCATGGAACCGGGCGTGATGCCGCCGATGTCGGCGTGGTGGCCGCGAGAGGCAACGTAGAAGAGGGGAGTCGAGGAAGCGGCTTCTGCATTTGGGTTCATCGGCTGAAACACAGGCGTAATCACCGTGATATCGGGCAAATGCGTGCCGCCGTTGTAGGGATTGTTGGACACGTATACATCACCGGGTTTAATCGCATTGCCCCTAGCGGCAATGAGGGCGCGGACGTTTTCGCTCATGGAGCCGAGGTGAACCGGGATGTGGGGCGCGTTGGCAACGAGCTGGCCCTGTTGATCAAAGATGGCGCAGGAAAAATCTAGCCGTTCCTTGATGTTGACCGAGTAGCTGGTGTTTTGTAGTGTGATACCCATCTCTTCGGCGATCGCCATAAACAGGTTATTGAAGATTTCCAGCATCACCGGATCAGGCGAACCAGAGGCAGAATGGGTTGCGAGAGGGAAATCGGCTCCAGACTCTTCTTGCGTCCTGCTGTCATCATATTTCTTGAGAATTAGCATTCCACCAGACGTGAGTTCTGCCATCCATCCAGGCTCAACGACATTGGTACTGGTGGGTTCGATGATCAGGGCTGGGCCTATCAGGCGATCGCCCTCCCGCAGGTCTTGCCGCTGATACACGGGCGCGTCGTAGGTGATGCCGCCTGTGTGCATGGAAACCGTGGCGATCGCGGTTGTGTTTTGAGCAAAATCTGTCTTGAGGTCATTCACTCCGTCTGGTTTTGACGGTTCTACCCTTGTAATCTCAGAAGCGTGAATTGCTTCTACGGAAACAGCCTCAACGATCAGCGGTTTGTGTTCCATTGTGAATCCATAGCGCTGTCGATAGAGCCGTGAAAATGCATCTCGCATATCGTTGAGACTGGCGTATTCTACAATCAGCGCAGAATCTGTTCCTTCGTACCGCAGGTGAACCTTAGGACGAATCTCCACCTGCGTGTCTGTGTGCAGGGGGGTGTCTGATGCGGCGGCGATGCCCTGCTGCTGGAGATCTCGGCGGGCGGCGATCGCCAATTCCTGCAACACGCGCTCTATCTCTGGTCGCTGGGCATCCGTGAGGGGGGCTTCTATCGCCTGCTCGCGAATTGTCGTCACGTCCGCTAGCCCAATGCCGTAGGCCGAGAGAACGCCCGCATAGGGATGCAGAAAAATTTGCGAGATGCCCAGCGATTCGGCAATCCGGCAGGCATGTTGCCCACCCGCGCCGCCAAAGCAGCAGAGGGTGTATTCGGTAATGTCGTAACCGCGCTGAATGGAGATTTTTTTGATGGCGCTGGCCATTTTTTCGATGGCGATCGCCAGAAATCCTTCAGCCACCTGTTCGGGCAATTGCGCGTCGCCAGTACGGGTTCCAATCTCCGCCGCCAGTGCCGTGAATTTCTCCCGCACCACTGCGGCATCTAGCGGCAGATTTCCCTCCGGGCCAAAGACCGCTGGAAAAAACTGCGGCTGAATCTTACCCAACATCACGTTGCAATCGGTCACTGTCAGTGGGCCACCCTTGCGGTAGCAGGCAGGCCCCGGATGTGCGCCTGCGGAAGCCGGCCCCACGCGATATCGCGCCCCATCAAACTGGCAAATCGAGCCGCCACCCGCCGCCACCGTATGAATCGCCATCATCGGGGCCCGCAGCCGCACGCCTGCCACCTCGGTTTCAAAGGTGCGTTCATACTCGCCGCTAAAGTGCGACACGTCCGTAGAGGTGCCTCCCATGTCAAAGCCTATAATCTTGCTAAAACCCGCTTGCTGGCTGGTTTTGACTGCGCCCACAATGCCGCCTGCCGGGCCGGATAAGATACTGTCTTTCCCTTGAAACAGCGCTGCGTCGGTCAAGCCGCCGTTGGACTGCATAAAAAACAGCTTCGGCTGGGGGGAATCGCCGGAACCTGCCGTAACGCCCAACTCGGCGGCCACTCGATCCACATAGCGCCGCAAAATTGGGGATAAATAGGCATCCACAACCGTTGTATCGCCCCGACTCACCAACTTCATCAGCGGGCTGACCTGGTGAGAAACCGACACTTGGGTAAAGCCGATTTGCTGCGCCAGTTCTGCCGCCTGCTGCTCGTGGTCAGGATAGCGATAGCCGTGCAAGAACACAATCGCGCAACTGCGAATGCCCGCTGTATAGGCATCTTGCAACTCTTCCACCAACCCCGTTTCTAGCGGACGAAACGAAATGAGCACCTCGCCTTGGGCGCTGAGGCGTTCGTCTACCTCAATCACGCGCTCGTAGAGCATCTCAGGTAAGATAATTTGTCGTGCAAAGATATTAGGACGGTTTTGGTAGCCAATTCGCAGGGCATCCCGAAAGCCTTTGGTGATGAGCAGGAGCGTGCGATCGCCCTGCCGCTCTAGCAGCGCATTTGTCGCCACCGTCGTGCCCATTTTCACCGTCGCAATCTGCTCAGCAGGAATCGGCGCATCCGGCGGCAGCTCCAGCACATCGCGAATGCCCTGAATCGGCGCATCGGCATAGCGCTCTGGATTTTCCGACAGCAGCTTATGCACCACCACCCGCCCATCCGGTCGCCGCGCCACGATGTCGGTAAATGTGCCGCCCCGATCAATCCAAAACTGCCAGCCTTGTGTCGTCATGTCGCGCTCCTTCTGGTAATCGATTCAAACTCACCGTGCCAAGCCAACCGCTTCTTACTTGGCAAGGTGAAGCCAAGATGAGTGAAAATTTGCAAGCTGCTCTTAGCATCCTCTCATCTCGATCGCTGCCAGTTATGAAAATTGCGGCTCTATGAGCCAAGGTTTTGGCGTGAAACCTCTACATGGCAAGAGCTTTAATCTTCTTGACTGTGCCACCGCGAATGCATGACGCTATTGCCCTCCAGTAGTCATTGGCAGATTCCTCTAGTAGACTGTCAATACTGATAGATCGCCGTTTGTCTGGGAATTCTGAGATAGTTGCTTTTCCGAATCGTTCTATGACCTCTGCATCCGACAGCGAACCCACCCTCAGAGACTTGTCTAACAAGCTGGATCGGCTTTCCAGCGACGTTGGCACCCTTTCTAGCAATGTTGGCACGCTTTCCAGCGACGTTGGCACGCTTTCCAATGACGTTGAAACATTTTCAGGCGATCTGAAAAAATTTGATGAGCGCTTTGCGGATTATCGTCAGGCGACGCAGTGGGTGGTTCAGCTCGCCTTCACGCTGATTGCCAGCGCGACGCTCACAGTCATCATTACTTCGGTTTTGCGGAGGTAAGGCCTGCGACTCTCTACCTAAGCGCCCATGCCAGAATAGTGTCGCAGCCCACGCCGCCACAGCCAGCGATTTAGCCCATAGAACAGCGCAATCCACGCCAGCGTAATCAAGAACCCGTGTAGATAATTTCCGGGTAGCCCGACAAAGATACTCGCAGGAAAGTAAACCAGATAAGGAAGCGGTGTCCACTCTACAATCTGACGAGCCAGCGGTGGAAACACCTCTAGCGGAGCTACCACGCCAGAAAAGAAAAGATAAATAAGAAACCAAAACTGCTCAATCGCGCTGGCTTTTTCAATCCAAAACGCTAGCATCGACACGGTGTATTGCATGACGAAGCGCAGCAAAAACGCCAGCGCCGTTGCCGCCGACCCCAACAGGAAATTGCCCAAACTCGGCAGCCAAAACGCCTGCGGATAGAGCCAAAAAAACAGCCCCACCAGCACAAAGGCAAACGGCACGCGGGCAAAGCGCTCACCAATATGTGATGCGAAATAGTGCCAACCCGGATCGAGCGGTTGCAGCAAGCGCGACGACAGCTTTCCTTCCACTACGTCTCGCTCAAAGTCCCAGACGACCCAGACGATGGTGAACTGGCGCACCAGAAACACCGCCAGAAAATATCGCGCAAACTCCACCGGCGACAGCCCAAACTGCCCGCCCTGGGATGCCTCCATCCACACACCCATCAGAATCAGCGGCAGACTACCTGCCAGCACCCACAGGATTAGCTCGGCGCGATATTCCACCATGTAGGCGTAGTAGACGGACAGGAGCGTGCGGGCGGTGCGGAGCATGGGCAGTCACAGAATTAGGAGTTCGGCGCATCTGGTTGGGCTGGGCTGGAGCGGGGGAGAACCGTAATGGTTTGGACGTAGGTCGGGGCAGATTCCGGGTTTAAGGCAGAAATGCCGTCTGCCACCAGCCAGCATTCCAGTCGATAGACCCCTGGTTCTGATGGAAATGCAGCCTGTCCGATGGCGAGGGTTGCCCCACCGGGCTGCGTTCGACCAGAGACAAAGAGTTGATTGCCAATCCGGGGCGTTTTGTCTTCGCCTTTTGCATCATAAAATCTCAGTCGGATTTTCGCTTCACCCATTTTCTCGATGCCCGTTTGGTAGCCAAACCAGGGCGATGTCCCCGTATTGCGGAGGGCAAGTTTCAAAAGCCTTCGCTGACCGGAGCGAACTCTGGGGCGATCGCCCACGGGCACTTCATCCCCATCCAGATCGATCCAGTGCAGGCTCTCCGCCGTGCCTTGAAATCCTGCCAGATACGTTTTTCGATCCCGAATCGGTTTGTTGAACTTAGCAAGCAAATTTCTGGTGTGGCGCTCGATTTTGCTATCTTGCAACGCCCATAATCGTCCATTGCGCTCTGTGGCGGGCATCGGGCTGGCTTTCCAGTTGGTCTGGGTGAATGCCCCAATGGTTTGAATCAGGGTTGAAAGAATTAAGCTGATAAGAAACAGCGCCAAGACAAATCGTGCGCCCTGCCAGTTGCGCTTTAGCTTGGGGACAAGATCTGCCAAAAAGTAAGCAATCAAAAAACAAGAAATGGGCAACGTGTCTGCTAAGAAACGCGGCCCAAAAGAGTCGTTTCCACCCAGCCAAATTAAGTAGAAGCTATATTGCAGGTAAAGCAGGAAAACGCTGACCATCAGGCACAAAAGCAGCCATTCATCCCGACGGTTTTCTCGCTTCCACCTTCGCAGCAGGCGATAAGCTCCCGGAATTGCAAACAGCAGCACGGGCGAGAAGACCAGAATCCCGTTACTAGGGCTGAGCAGCAGTCCTAGAGAACCTCTTCTAAATTGCTCGAACGTCCAGGAATAGGAAGATGGATGCTTCTCGATGTGTGAAATATATCCACCGACAATCAGGTTGTCCCAGCCGAAATAGTAGAGGTTCCAGCCCAAGTGAAACAGCACGCTTGGTAATCCCAGCAAAAAGAAGATAGCTTCCTTTCGATAGGCAAGAACCACGTACAGAAAAATAATCGCTGAAAACAGGGCGCTAGTAATTCGAGCGCTGGGGAGAATGCCGCAAAAAATCCCTGCCAA contains:
- a CDS encoding hydantoinase B/oxoprolinase family protein, giving the protein MTTQGWQFWIDRGGTFTDIVARRPDGRVVVHKLLSENPERYADAPIQGIRDVLELPPDAPIPAEQIATVKMGTTVATNALLERQGDRTLLLITKGFRDALRIGYQNRPNIFARQIILPEMLYERVIEVDERLSAQGEVLISFRPLETGLVEELQDAYTAGIRSCAIVFLHGYRYPDHEQQAAELAQQIGFTQVSVSHQVSPLMKLVSRGDTTVVDAYLSPILRRYVDRVAAELGVTAGSGDSPQPKLFFMQSNGGLTDAALFQGKDSILSGPAGGIVGAVKTSQQAGFSKIIGFDMGGTSTDVSHFSGEYERTFETEVAGVRLRAPMMAIHTVAAGGGSICQFDGARYRVGPASAGAHPGPACYRKGGPLTVTDCNVMLGKIQPQFFPAVFGPEGNLPLDAAVVREKFTALAAEIGTRTGDAQLPEQVAEGFLAIAIEKMASAIKKISIQRGYDITEYTLCCFGGAGGQHACRIAESLGISQIFLHPYAGVLSAYGIGLADVTTIREQAIEAPLTDAQRPEIERVLQELAIAARRDLQQQGIAAASDTPLHTDTQVEIRPKVHLRYEGTDSALIVEYASLNDMRDAFSRLYRQRYGFTMEHKPLIVEAVSVEAIHASEITRVEPSKPDGVNDLKTDFAQNTTAIATVSMHTGGITYDAPVYQRQDLREGDRLIGPALIIEPTSTNVVEPGWMAELTSGGMLILKKYDDSRTQEESGADFPLATHSASGSPDPVMLEIFNNLFMAIAEEMGITLQNTSYSVNIKERLDFSCAIFDQQGQLVANAPHIPVHLGSMSENVRALIAARGNAIKPGDVYVSNNPYNGGTHLPDITVITPVFQPMNPNAEAASSTPLFYVASRGHHADIGGITPGSMPPNSTHIEQEGVLLDNVLLVENGQFREAEMSEILTTGSYPVRNLAQNLADLQAQVAANERGVRELHRMVAHYGLDIVQDYMQHVQDNAEESVRQVIVNLSRQVQPNGDMRMLNRQFTYLLDNGEHLQVAIALNPQERSACIDFTGTSPQQANNFNAPLAICKAVVLYVFRTLVDADIPLNAGCLKPLEIVVPEGCLLNPKYPAAVVAGNVETSQAIANCLYGALGVLAASQGTMNNLTFGNEKYQYYETICGGSGAGPDFDGTDAVQTHMTNSRLTDPEVLEWRFPVLLRRFEIRSNSGGAGRHRGGNGVIREIEFREPMTAAILSSSRQVAPFGLAGGEPGATGRNWVDREDGRREDLTSCAEVQMHAEDALVIETPGGGGFGVAK
- a CDS encoding cyanophycinase, with the translated sequence MKDTELDAALHQRFAEGVVIAGTSAGAAMMPDMMIVEGEGESNPRPESAKMDRGMGFFPGVVIDQHFAQRGRIGRLLSAVAQQPAILGFGIDENTAIVINAHEVEIIGEGSVTIVDVSELTHNNVDELLMDEPLALCGAKLHILPHGYRFNLDTRSCVC
- a CDS encoding ABC transporter permease, with the translated sequence MLRTARTLLSVYYAYMVEYRAELILWVLAGSLPLILMGVWMEASQGGQFGLSPVEFARYFLAVFLVRQFTIVWVVWDFERDVVEGKLSSRLLQPLDPGWHYFASHIGERFARVPFAFVLVGLFFWLYPQAFWLPSLGNFLLGSAATALAFLLRFVMQYTVSMLAFWIEKASAIEQFWFLIYLFFSGVVAPLEVFPPLARQIVEWTPLPYLVYFPASIFVGLPGNYLHGFLITLAWIALFYGLNRWLWRRGLRHYSGMGA